The following proteins are co-located in the Phocoena phocoena chromosome 1, mPhoPho1.1, whole genome shotgun sequence genome:
- the C1QA gene encoding complement C1q subcomponent subunit A, with protein sequence MEAPWGWLVIGVLAISLASSVTQDVCRAQDGRDGAAGIPGRPGRPGLKGERGEQGAAGIQTGVRGLKGDQGEPGPPGKPGRMGYPGPSGPLGPPGLPGLKGIKGNPGNIQDQPQPAFSAVRRNPPTGGNVVIFDTVITNQESPYQSHSGRFICSVPGYYYFTFQVVSKWDICLSIVSFGRDQVQRSLGFCDTNSKGLFQVVSGGTVFQLQQGDQVWIEKDPNKGRIYRGSEADSVFSGFLIFPST encoded by the exons ATGGAAGCCCCCTGGGGCTGGCTGGTGATCGGTGTGCTGGCCATATCCCTGGCCTCTTCGGTGACCCAGGACGTTTGCCGAGCACAGGATGGGAGGGACGGGGCCGCAGGAATACCCGGCCGACCCGGACGGCCAGGCCTCAAGGGGGAGCGAGGGGAGCAGG GGGCCGCTGGTATCCAGACAGGCGTCCGTGGCCTTAAAGGAGACCAGGGAGAGCCTGGGCCCCCTGGAAAACCTGGCAGAATGGGCTACCCAGGGCCCAGTGGCCCCCTGGGGCCCCCTGGCCTCCCAGGGTTGAAGGGCATCAAAGGCAACCCAGGAAACATCCAGGACCAGCCACAGCCGGCCTTCTCGGCCGTGAGACGGAACCCTCCGACGGGCGGCAACGTGGTCATCTTTGACACGGTCATCACCAACCAGGAGAGCCCATACCAGAGCCACTCGGGCCGGTTCATCTGCTCTGTGCCGGGTTACTACTACTTCACCTTCCAGGTGGTGTCCAAGTGGGACATCTGCCTGTCTATCGTGTCCTTTGGGAGGGACCAAGTCCAGCGTTCCTTGGGCTTCTGTGACACCAACAGCAAAGGACTCTTCCAGGTGGTGTCCGGGGGTACAGTGTTCCAGCTCCAGCAGGGAGACCAGGTCTGGATTGAAAAAGACCCCAATAAGGGCCGCATTTACCGGGGTTCAGAGGCCGACAGCGTATTTAGCGGCTTCCTCATCTTCCCATCCACCTGA
- the C1QC gene encoding complement C1q subcomponent subunit C, with translation MDMGSSSWPRLVPNLLLLLLALLPGGQAGTDCYGIAGMPGLPGAPGKDGHDGLPGPKGEPGIPAIPGTRGPKGQKGDPGTPGYPGKNGPMGTPGIPGDPGNMGPPGDPGDEGRYKQNHQSVFTVTRQTVQFPAPNSLVKFNSVITNPQGDYDTNTGKFTCKVPGLYYFVYHTSHTANLCVQLYRNGVKVTTFCDHMSNTKQVSSGSVLLRMQAGEEVWLAVNDYNGMVGTEGSDSVFSGFLLFPD, from the exons ATGGACATGGGGTCCAGCTCCTGGCCCCGCCTTGTACCAAACCTGCTACTGCTCTTGCTGGCACTGCTGCCTGGGGGCCAAGCTGGCACAGACTGCTATGGGATCGCCGGGATGCCGGGCCTGCCTGGGGCCCCAGGGAAGGATGGGCATGACGGATTGCCAGGGCCCAAGGGTGAACCAG GAATCCCAGCTATCCCTGGGACACGAGGACCAAAGGGTCAGAAGGGAGATCCTGGCACACCTGGCTATCCTGGGAAAAATGGTCCCATGGGAACCCCTGGGATTCCAGGGGATCCCGGCAACATGGGACCCCCTGGGGACCCGGGTGATGAGGGCAGGTACAAGCAGAATCACCAGTCAGTATTCACTGTCACACGGCAGACAGTCCAGTTCCCAGCGCCCAACAGCCTGGTCAAGTTCAACTCAGTCATCACAAACCCACAGGGGGATTACGACACGAACACTGGCAAGTTCACCTGCAAAGTTCCCGGCCTCTACTACTTTGTCTACCACACGTCACACACGGCCAACCTGTGTGTGCAGCTGTACCGCAACGGTGTCAAGGTGACCACCTTCTGTGACCACATGTCCAACACCAAGCAGGTCAGCTCAGGCAGTGTGCTGCTGCGGATGCAGGCGGGCGAGGAGGTGTGGCTGGCGGTCAACGACTACAACGGCATGGTGGGCACCGAGGGCTCCGACAGTGTCTTCTCCGGCTTCCTGCTCTTCCCTGACTAG